DNA sequence from the Candidatus Polarisedimenticolia bacterium genome:
GAGTCGCGCCCCCCACGTCCCGCGATCAGGAGCTGCACGCGGCCTGGATTCCGGGATCGGAAGAGATCGTAAGCCTCGACGAGACGGAGGAGGTTCTTGCGCGGATGGAACGACCCCAAGGTGATCAGATACCGGCCGTCGAGCGCATAGCGGTCCCTGACGCGCTGCTCGTCCCGCCGTCCCCATTCGGCGAAAAAGCGATCTTCCACGCCCGGCGGGATCACCACTGTCTTCGGCCCGGCTTCGGGGTGGAGCGCCGTCAGATCACGGCGGGTCGATTCCGAAACGGCGACGATCCGATCGGCCCGGCGCGCCGCCAGGGAGACCCAACGGCGCTGCCGCGCACGCTCGAGGAGGGAATAGCTTTCCGGGACGTGGTGCCAGGAGAGATCGTGGACCGTCACGATGCGCAGCGGGACGCCGGCGGTCGGGAAAGCGGTGACCGGCGAATAGAACAGATCGAGCCGGTCCCCGGGGACCGGGGACGGCCGCCGCCAGGCCATCCAGGGCGAGCGAACCCCCACACACTGCCATCTTCCCTCCGGAAGACGGGGCGCCCCCTCGCGCGCGCCGAAGAGGAGGTACTCCTCGCTGCCGCCGAGGAGGATCAGCCTTCCAAGGATCTCCTGGAAGTAGGTCTCCACCCCCGTCCGTTCGGCCACCAGAAACCGCGCGTCCATGCCGATCCTCATGAGGCGCCTTCCCGCGCGCGGCGGCCGGAGAGAGCCGCGGGGCGCCCGAGGAAAGCCATCAGTTCGGCGTACCGTGTCCCCCAGTCATGCCGCTCCGCGAAAGCCCGATACTCGCTGCGCCGGCCCCCCGCCAGGGCGCTGCGCGCCGCATCCACCCATTCGGATCCGTTGCGCGCCAGGAGGGCGGGGGAGGCGATCCGGCGAATCTCCTCGAGATCGGCGGCGACGACCGGGATCCCGGCCGCGAAATACTCGTAGAGCTTGACCGGGTGGATGGCCCGGGTCAGCGCCGTGTCCCGGAACGGGATGATCCCAAGATCCGACTCCCCCAGGATCCTCGGCACTTCCTCCGCGGAGACCGGACCCTGGAACTTCACTGCGGGAAGCTCTTTGGCCCAGCTCCGGCCGAGCCGGTTCGGCCCGGCCAGCACGATCTCCGCCTCGGGCAGGCCGCGGGCGAGGGCGGCGACCGCCGCAGTGTCGAACCAGCTGTCGATGGCCCCCAGGTAGATGATGCGCGCCGCCGGAGCCGGCCACATCCTCTTCGGAAGAATCGGAAACCGCCGGAGATCCACTCCATTGGGAAGCAGGAGGACGCGCGAATTGAAGCGGCTCGCCCTCTCCGCCAGGGAGAGCGCCGTGGCCACCACTCGATCCACCCTTCGCAGAGCCTCCTCCTCGATCTTCGCGTAGGAGCGCGGCGTGTCGGGAAAGGCGGCGGCGTGATCGCTGACCCGGTACAAGCTGAGATCGAACTTCACTTTCTCGAGCAGGGGCAGGAGAGGACTGCCGGTCGCCAGCCAAAGCAGATCGATCCGGCCGAATCCCTCTCCTTCCAGGCGCCGCATCAGGCCGGGAACGGTCAGGGAGAGGGCATGACGGTGCAGCCAGCGACGATCCAGAAGCGGATGGCGGCGGTAGGCGAAGGGGCTCAAGGGAGCGTAGGCAAAGAGGCGCCCGCTCCCGGCGCGGAGGCGCACTCCTCCTTGCCGCCAGCAGGCTCGCCGGCGCCGCACTTCGTCGTTTCCGCCGGCGAGATTCCAGGGGGCGAGCGGACCGTTGAGCCAGGCCACGCTCCAGCCCTCGTCCAGGAAGCGTGCCGCGAACGCCCGGCCGCCGACGCGGATCGGGCTTTCCCAGGAGTGGTGCTCCCACATGATCGCCGCCGGGCTCACGAGGCTCCCTTCATGAAGGGGACTCCAGCGTCTCGCGGGCCCGCAGCGTCCATTCCGTCGCCGCATCGATCTCCTCCCAGGAGATCAGCTCCGAGGGCTGCCCGCCCAGCGCGCCGACCAGCGCCTCCGTCTCCGCTTCGATCCCTTTGTCCCGGCTCCGCGTGATGCGCCGCGCCTTCCCGCCGGCGTGAATCGAGAGATCCCGATAATCGTCGAGGACGAGCGAGGTCCCGGCAGCGTGGATCTCGACCCGCTCCTTGGGCAAGGAGGCGTCGCCGAGGCTGGTGTACAAGAGGGTTCCCAGCGAGCCGTTTTGCATCCGAACAGAAAGGAGGAAGTTGTCGCCGGAAGCGGCGCCTTCTTCGGCGGGGAGGCTCTCCGCCCGAAGCGCAGCGATGGCCGATCCGGCCAGAAAGGGGATCAGGTCCAGGAAGTGGCACCCCTCCCCCGTCAGCCGCCCCCCTCCCACGGCGGGATCCCGGGTCCAATGATCCGCGGGGAGGCGCAGCGCGTTCACCCGGACCTCGATCATCAGCGGCCCCCGCAGCCGCGCAATCGTCTCCCTCATCCGGCGGACGAGGGGCGCATACCGGCGGTTGAAACCCACCGCCAGCAGGCCTGGGGAGCTCCGGCGGACGTCGCGAATCTGCTCGAGCTCGGCGCGGCTCAAGCAGAGCGGCTTCTCGACGAAGACCGACTTTCCCGCCCGCAGCGATCGCACCACCTGCTCGGCGTGAAGGTGATGGCGGGTTCCGATGACGACGAGGGAGATCGCCGGATCGCGCAGGACGGCCTCCAAGTCGGTCGAGGCATACGCCGCTTCGAAGCGATCCGCGGCCAGCCGCGCCCCTCCGCCGGTGCCCGAGACCACTCCGAGGACTCGCACCCCGGATCGCCGGCGCAGGGCGGGAACGAAGACCTCCTTCATGAAGCCGCCGGCTCCGACGATGGCGACCCCGAGGTCCGACGCCGACTTCGTCGCCGGACGGAGCGGAACGGTCCGCTCGATCGGCCGGGGGGGCTCGGCGCGCGCCGGGTACGACAGAAGCAC
Encoded proteins:
- a CDS encoding glycosyltransferase family 1 protein translates to MRIGMDARFLVAERTGVETYFQEILGRLILLGGSEEYLLFGAREGAPRLPEGRWQCVGVRSPWMAWRRPSPVPGDRLDLFYSPVTAFPTAGVPLRIVTVHDLSWHHVPESYSLLERARQRRWVSLAARRADRIVAVSESTRRDLTALHPEAGPKTVVIPPGVEDRFFAEWGRRDEQRVRDRYALDGRYLITLGSFHPRKNLLRLVEAYDLFRSRNPGRVQLLIAGRGGRDSSRLLSRIVRSPYRRDILLSGYVPREDLPALYAAADLLVFPSRYEGFGIPALEAMAVGTPVLVSDLPVFEEICGPAALRFDPASSESLAEGIALSLTEEPGRTERIQEGVRRARSFRWEDSARRLLDLFRQVGRSGA
- a CDS encoding glycosyltransferase translates to MSPAAIMWEHHSWESPIRVGGRAFAARFLDEGWSVAWLNGPLAPWNLAGGNDEVRRRRACWRQGGVRLRAGSGRLFAYAPLSPFAYRRHPLLDRRWLHRHALSLTVPGLMRRLEGEGFGRIDLLWLATGSPLLPLLEKVKFDLSLYRVSDHAAAFPDTPRSYAKIEEEALRRVDRVVATALSLAERASRFNSRVLLLPNGVDLRRFPILPKRMWPAPAARIIYLGAIDSWFDTAAVAALARGLPEAEIVLAGPNRLGRSWAKELPAVKFQGPVSAEEVPRILGESDLGIIPFRDTALTRAIHPVKLYEYFAAGIPVVAADLEEIRRIASPALLARNGSEWVDAARSALAGGRRSEYRAFAERHDWGTRYAELMAFLGRPAALSGRRAREGAS